A stretch of Salvelinus alpinus chromosome 4, SLU_Salpinus.1, whole genome shotgun sequence DNA encodes these proteins:
- the LOC139574503 gene encoding protein ATP1B4-like, whose product MEPNSTAGGAEEEHHGNYSPNPSAEAPPGKHAVSEALEEVQEELIEHQPLEQEDLNFEKWKPKPKPKRTLHEKAGDVKTYLWNAETREFMGRTGHSWFLIILFYTALYAFLAAMFGACMWCLMLSISPYHPTHNDRVMPPGMTMSPQLDGHYEIAFNASDRKSWKKYVKLMEEQLRPYNDAVQEQRNIQCPQDAYFMQDEQGESAERKACQFKRSWLGECSGLQDPHFGFSQGKPCILLRMNRILGYLPGQGTPVNVTCGVKKGAPESLGELQFFPKSIFNLMYYPYYGKLRHVNYTAPVVAVRFNGLQYDTHIVVKCKLNGKGIINDSPTDRFLGSVSFSFDVGA is encoded by the exons ATGGAGCCCAATTCTACGGCGGGAGGGGCTGAGGAAGAGCACCATGGAAACTACTCACCAAATCCA TCTGCAGAGGCGCCGCCTGGAAAGCACGCAGTGTCAGAGGCCTTGGAAGAGGTGCAGGAGGAGTTGATAGAACATCAACCTCTGGAGCAGGAAGACCTGAACTTTGAGAAATGGAAGCCCAAGCCCAAACCTAAGAGAACGCTCCACGAGAAAGCAGGCGATGTGAAGACATATCTATGGAACGCAGAGACCAGAGAGTTCATGGGCCGCACTGGGCATAGCTGGT TTCTGATCATCCTCTTCTACACGGCACTGTATGCATTCCTGGCGGCCATGTTTGGTGCCTGTATGTGGTGCCTCATGCTGTCTATCAGCCCCTACCATCCAACCCACAACGACAGGGTGATGCCACCAG GTATGACGATGTCCCCACAACTGGATGGGCACTATGAGATCGCCTTCAATGCATCCGACCGCAAGTCTTGGAAGAAGTATGTAAAGCTAATGGAAGAACAGCTAAGAC CATACAATGACGCCGTACAGGAGCAGAGGAACATCCAGTGTCCGCAGGACGCGTACTTCATGCAGGATGAACAAGGGGAAAGCGCAGAGAGGAAGGCGTGCCAGTTCAAGAGGTCCTGGCTGGGCGAGTGCTCGGGGCTCCAGGACCCCCACTTTGGATTCTCCCAGGGGAAACCCTGCATCCTCCTCCGAATGAACCGG ATACTGGGCTATTTACCTGGCCAAGGCACTCCCGTAAACGTGACCTGTGGAGTCAAG AAAGGTGCGCCAGAAAGCTTAGGAGAACTTCAGTTCTTCCCAAAAAGCATTTTCAACCTGATGTACTACCCTTACTATGGGAAGCTGAGACAT GTAAACTACACAGCGCCGGTGGTGGCCGTGCGTTTCAATGGGCTGCAGTACGACACCCACATTGTTGTAAAATGCAAACTCAATGGCAAGGGCATCATCAATGATTCACCTACCGATCGCTTCCTAGGCAGTGTGTCCTTCTCCTTCGATGTGGGCGCATAG